Proteins encoded by one window of Macaca mulatta isolate MMU2019108-1 chromosome 10, T2T-MMU8v2.0, whole genome shotgun sequence:
- the SMIM45 gene encoding small integral membrane protein 45 isoform X2 codes for MQDQEAASFPPLGPQLPSQAHLGVERQEELEFGDGAKAAAMPHFLDWFVPVYLVISVLILVGFGACIYYFEPGLQEAHKWRMQRPLVDRDLRKTLMVRDNLAFRGPEV; via the exons ATGCAGGACCAGGAAGCAGCATCTTTCCCTCCCCTGGGGCCACAGCTCCCCTCACAGGCCCACCTGGGAGTAGAGAGACAAGAGGAACTGGAGTTTGGAGACGGAG CCAAGGCCGCCGCGATGCCGCACTTCCTGGACTGGTTCGTGCCGGTCTACCTGGTCATCTCCGTCCTCATTCTGGTGGGCTTCGGCGCCTGCATCTACTACTTCGAGCCGGGCCTGCAGGAGGCGCACAAGTGGCGCATGCAGCGCCCCCTGGTGGACCGCGACCTCCGCAAGACGCTAATGGTGCGCGACAACCTGGCCTTCCGCGGCCCCGAGGTCTGA
- the SMIM45 gene encoding small integral membrane protein 45 isoform X5: MPHFLDWFVPVYLVISVLILVGFGACIYYFEPGLQEAHKWRMQRPLVDRDLRKTLMVRDNLAFRGPEV; encoded by the coding sequence ATGCCGCACTTCCTGGACTGGTTCGTGCCGGTCTACCTGGTCATCTCCGTCCTCATTCTGGTGGGCTTCGGCGCCTGCATCTACTACTTCGAGCCGGGCCTGCAGGAGGCGCACAAGTGGCGCATGCAGCGCCCCCTGGTGGACCGCGACCTCCGCAAGACGCTAATGGTGCGCGACAACCTGGCCTTCCGCGGCCCCGAGGTCTGA
- the SMIM45 gene encoding small integral membrane protein 45 isoform X3 has protein sequence MHISRPCQFTAFIASAKAAAMPHFLDWFVPVYLVISVLILVGFGACIYYFEPGLQEAHKWRMQRPLVDRDLRKTLMVRDNLAFRGPEV, from the exons atGCACATCAGCAGGCCCTGCCAATTTACTGCTTTTATAGCGAGTG CCAAGGCCGCCGCGATGCCGCACTTCCTGGACTGGTTCGTGCCGGTCTACCTGGTCATCTCCGTCCTCATTCTGGTGGGCTTCGGCGCCTGCATCTACTACTTCGAGCCGGGCCTGCAGGAGGCGCACAAGTGGCGCATGCAGCGCCCCCTGGTGGACCGCGACCTCCGCAAGACGCTAATGGTGCGCGACAACCTGGCCTTCCGCGGCCCCGAGGTCTGA
- the SMIM45 gene encoding small integral membrane protein 45 isoform X1: protein MPHFLDWFVPVYLVISVLILVGFGACIYYFEPGLQEAHKWRMQRPLVDRDLRKTLMLPRLHSVAPALQLQAAGVKGNPRKEPKNLVWRDVSLGQPSRTPQGSGLELVRVCGGGVQKGKTEVEGWGGEREKVWGEGESLGR, encoded by the exons ATGCCGCACTTCCTGGACTGGTTCGTGCCGGTCTACCTGGTCATCTCCGTCCTCATTCTGGTGGGCTTCGGCGCCTGCATCTACTACTTCGAGCCGGGCCTGCAGGAGGCGCACAAGTGGCGCATGCAGCGCCCCCTGGTGGACCGCGACCTCCGCAAGACGCTAATG CTCCCCCGCCTCCACTCAGTGGCACCGGCCCTGCAGCTTCAGGCGGCAGGCGTCAAAGGCAACCCAAGGAAAGAACCTAAGAACCTCGTTTGGAGGGATGTCAGCTTGGGCCAGCCCAGCCGCACCCCGCAGGGCTCAGGTTTGGAACTGGTGAGGGTGTGTGGTGGGGGTGTGCAGAAGGGTAAGACCGAGGTagagggttggggaggggagagagagaaagtctggggggagggggaaagctTGGGGAGATGA
- the SMIM45 gene encoding small integral membrane protein 45 isoform X4 — translation MLHTKAAAMPHFLDWFVPVYLVISVLILVGFGACIYYFEPGLQEAHKWRMQRPLVDRDLRKTLMVRDNLAFRGPEV, via the exons ATGCTCCACA CCAAGGCCGCCGCGATGCCGCACTTCCTGGACTGGTTCGTGCCGGTCTACCTGGTCATCTCCGTCCTCATTCTGGTGGGCTTCGGCGCCTGCATCTACTACTTCGAGCCGGGCCTGCAGGAGGCGCACAAGTGGCGCATGCAGCGCCCCCTGGTGGACCGCGACCTCCGCAAGACGCTAATGGTGCGCGACAACCTGGCCTTCCGCGGCCCCGAGGTCTGA